The DNA region GAGCTTGTCCTCGACGGCGTTGATCGCCACTGCGTCCATGAACTCGAGCATCGCGGGCCTGATCCGGGCGGTCACGGTCGAGACCGCCTCGCAGGCCGCGCGCACCGAACCGAAGGTGGCGACCACCGTGCAGGCGCGCGGCTGGGGCGGCAGCAGGCGCAGCGTCACCTCGGTGATGACGCCGAGGGCACCCTCGCTGCCCACGAACAGTTTGGTCAGGCTCAGCCCGGCCACGTCCTTCAGGCGCGGACCGCCGAGCCGAACCGCGGTGCCGTCGGCCAGCACCACCTGCAGGCCCAGCACGTAGTCGGTGGTGACGCCGTACTTCACGCAACACAGCCCGCCGGCGTTAGTGGCGATGTTGCCGCCGATGCTGCAGATCTCGAACGACGACGGGTCCGGCGGATACCAGAGGCCATGCGCCGCAACGGCGTTCTTCACCTCGGAGTTGAGCAGTCCGGGCTGGGCCACAGCGGTGCGGGTGACCGGGTCGACGGTGATGCCGCGCATCTTCTCGGTGGACAACACGATGCCGCCGTCAACGGCGGTCGCTCCCCCCGACAACCCGGTGCCCATCCCGCGCGGCACCACCGCGATGCGATGCCGGGTGGCCCACCGCAGCGTCGCCTGGACGTCCTCGGTGCAGGTCGGTCGCACCACCGCCAGCGGAGTGCCGGCGTCGGGGTCCGCGGCCCGATCCTGGCGGTACGCGGCCACGATGTCGGGATCGGTGACCACCGCCCCGCCGGGCAGTTCGGCGGCCAGGCTGGCGATCTCGGGCGCGGGCACGCCCCCGATCCTAGAGGTGCGGCGGGCGCCCGGTCGGCGGTGCGCTCAGCCGGGTGTTCGGTCCAGTTCGCGCAGCGAGGGCAGGGCAATAGCGACCAGGCCCAGGGCGATCATCGGAATCGACAACGCCAGGAAGGTCACCTGCAGCCCGGCCCCGTCGGCCAGCGGTCCGGCCACGATCAGCCCGACCGGTCCGGCCGCATACGCCAACGAGCCCATCACCCCGACCACCCGGCCGCGCAGGTGCTGCGGGGCCCGGGTCTGCATGACGTAGTTGTAGATCGGCTGGATCGGCCCGTAGGCGAACCCGCCGATCGCGGCGGCCACCAGGATCACCGGCAGCGGCGGCAGCACCGCGATGACCGTCATGGTGCTGCCCAGGGTCAAGACGGCGGCAATCATCGTCACGCGTCGGCTCAGGTATCTCGAGGTGAACGCGTATCCCAACGCGCCCACCAACCCCCCGATCGACAGCGCCATCAGCACCCAGCCCAACTGCGCGGGCTCGTCGCGGTCGGTGAAGTACTTCGGGAACAGCACACTTTCCATCGGCATGTACAGCCCGACCACCGCCAGATCGATCAGCGCCAGCGTGCGCAGCACCCGCAGATTCCAGACGAACCGCAACCCCTCGACGATTCCGTCCCATACCTGTTCGGGCAGTTGGGTGCGGTCCGGGACACCGGCGCCCTCCAGGCGCAACATCCCGATCAGCCCCATCGCCACCGCGAAGGCCGCCGCGGTCACCCACATCGTGTTGATACCGCCGATCGTGGCGATCAGCACCCCGCCGATGCCCGGGCCCACGATGTAGGCGAGGTTGAACACCGCCTCGTACCCGCTGTTGGCCTTGTCCAGCGTCCAACCCGCCCGCGCCGCCGCCTCGGGCAGCATGGTCTCGCGGGCGGTCATCCCGGCCGGGTCGAAGAAGGCGCCGCAGGCGGCCAGCGCGGCCAGCACCGCGACGTTGACCGCCTCGACCCCGAACAGCAGCGCGATCACGGGCACCCCCGCCACCGACAGCGCCGAGAGCAGATCGGAGATCATCGACACCCGGCGCCGGCCCAGGTAGTCCACCGCGGTCCCGGCGAACAGCGTGGCCACCAGCAGCGGCAGCGTGGCCGCCATCGCCACCACGGAGGCCTCCACCGCGGAGCCGTTGCGCTGCAGCACCAGCCACGGGAACGCGATGATCGAGATGCCGTTGCCCGCCCCGGCCGTCAGGGCCGAGAACAGGATCAGCCCGAGCGGTACGCGCGAGGTGCTGACCATGGCGAATCGACGCTAGCAGCGTCGAACCGGTGACGGCACCGGATTTTCGACTGGCCCGATGAACGGGTGCTGCCACATCCGCGAACCGGCCGGCTGTTCGCGTCCCCCGTACCTCCCGGCACCG from Mycolicibacterium sp. MU0053 includes:
- a CDS encoding FAD-binding oxidoreductase, with the protein product MPAPEIASLAAELPGGAVVTDPDIVAAYRQDRAADPDAGTPLAVVRPTCTEDVQATLRWATRHRIAVVPRGMGTGLSGGATAVDGGIVLSTEKMRGITVDPVTRTAVAQPGLLNSEVKNAVAAHGLWYPPDPSSFEICSIGGNIATNAGGLCCVKYGVTTDYVLGLQVVLADGTAVRLGGPRLKDVAGLSLTKLFVGSEGALGVITEVTLRLLPPQPRACTVVATFGSVRAACEAVSTVTARIRPAMLEFMDAVAINAVEDKLKMGLDRTAVAMLVATSDERGAAGTEDAEFMAAAFTEHGAREVFSTSDPEEGAAFVAARRFAIPAVEAKGSLLLEDVGVPLAALADLVAGIEALAAERDLMISVIAHAGDGNTHPLIVYDADDPEMTRRAAQAFGDIMDMAVELGGTITGEHGVGRLKKPWLAGYLGPEAMELNRRIKQALDPDGILNPGAII
- a CDS encoding MFS transporter, giving the protein MVSTSRVPLGLILFSALTAGAGNGISIIAFPWLVLQRNGSAVEASVVAMAATLPLLVATLFAGTAVDYLGRRRVSMISDLLSALSVAGVPVIALLFGVEAVNVAVLAALAACGAFFDPAGMTARETMLPEAAARAGWTLDKANSGYEAVFNLAYIVGPGIGGVLIATIGGINTMWVTAAAFAVAMGLIGMLRLEGAGVPDRTQLPEQVWDGIVEGLRFVWNLRVLRTLALIDLAVVGLYMPMESVLFPKYFTDRDEPAQLGWVLMALSIGGLVGALGYAFTSRYLSRRVTMIAAVLTLGSTMTVIAVLPPLPVILVAAAIGGFAYGPIQPIYNYVMQTRAPQHLRGRVVGVMGSLAYAAGPVGLIVAGPLADGAGLQVTFLALSIPMIALGLVAIALPSLRELDRTPG